From one Lotus japonicus ecotype B-129 chromosome 3, LjGifu_v1.2 genomic stretch:
- the LOC130745162 gene encoding anaphase-promoting complex subunit 8 — translation MNSKDSCRSELRIAIRQLSDRCLYSASKWAAEQLVGIEQDPAKFTPSNTRFQRGSSSIRRKYRTHEVTATPVAGVSYVATPVMEEDEAVDGDFYLLAKSYFDCREYRRAAHVLRDQSGRKSLFLRCYALYLAGEKRKEEEMIELEGPLGKGDVVNRELVPLERELSELRKNAMIDPFGLYVYGLVLKQKGNENLARTVLVESVNSYPWNWTAWSELQSLCTTIDILNSLNLNSHWMKDFFLASAYQELRMHNECLSKYEYLQGTFGYSNYIQAQVAKAQYSLREFDQVEAIFEELLRTDPYRVEDMDMYSNVLYAKECSAALSYLAHRVFMTDKYRPESCCIIGNYYSLKGQHEKSVIYFRRALKLNKNYLSAWTLMGHEFVEMKNTPAAVDAYRRAVDIDPCDYRAWYGLGQAYEMMGMPLYALHYFKKSVFLQPKDSRLWIAMAHCYETDQLRMLDLAIKCYKRAADCNDREAIALHQLAKLHVELGRPEEAAFYYQKDLERMESEERDGPNMVEALSYLATFCKAKKRFEEAEVYCTRLLDYTGPERETAKNLLRGMRSTQSSLPLMDVEHFPPNSL, via the exons ATGAATTCGAAAGATAGTTGCAGAAGCGAGCTTCGCATTGCCATTCGTCAACTCAGCGATCGATGCCTCTACTCAGCATCCAAATG GGCAGCGGAGCAGTTAGTGGGCATCGAGCAAGACCCAGCGAAGTTCACTCCTTCAAACACAAGATTCCAGCGCGGAAGCTCCAGCATCCGCCGCAAGTACCGCACCCACGAGGTCACCGCCACGCCGGTTGCCGGAGTTTCGTATGTCGCCACGCCGGtcatggaggaggatgaggcTGTCGACGGTGATTTTTACCTTCTGGCTAAGTCCTACTTCGATTGCCGTGAGTACAGAAGAGCTGCTCATGTTCTTCGCGATCAATCCGGACGGAAATCGCTCTTCTTGCGATGTTACGCTCTTTATCTG GCCGGAGAAAAGCGAAAAGAGGAAGAGATGATAGAACTTGAGGGACCTTTGGGTAAGGGTGATGTTGTGAATCGTGAATTGGTTCCTTTAGAGAGGGAGCTTTCAGAACTTCGCAAGAATGCTATGATTGATCCTTTTGGTTTGTATGTATATGGTCTTGTGCTGAAACAGAAAGGTAATGAGAATTTGGCACGAACAGTTCTTGTGGAATCTGTGAATAGCTACCCTTGGAACTGGACTGCCTGGTCTGAGCTGCAATCCTTATGCACTACAATTGATATCTTGAATAGTCTTAATCTCAATAGTCACTGGATGAAGGATTTTTTCCTTGCTAGTGCTTATCAGGAATTAAGAATGCATAATGAGTGTTTGTCAAAATATGAATATCTACAAGGAACCTTTGGTTACAGTAATTACATACAGGCTCAAGTTGCTAAAGCCCAGTACAGTTTGAGGGAATTTGATCAAGTTGAAGCAATATTTGAAGAACTGCTTAGGACTGATCCTTACAGAGTGGAAGACATGGACATGTACTCCAATGTGCTTTATGCTAAGGAATGCTCTGCCGCTTTGAGTTACCTTGCCCATAGAGTATTCATGACTGATAAATACAGACCTGAATCTTGTTGTATCATTGGGAATTATTACAGCTTAAAGGGACAACATGAGAAGTCAGTTATCTATTTTAGGAGAGCCCTTAAATTGaacaaaaattatttatctgCTTGGACACTTATGGGTCATGAGTTTGTTGAGATGAAAAACACTCCTGCTGCTGTAGATGCCTATCGCCGTGCTGTAGATATAGACCCATGTGATTATCGTGCTTGGTATGGACTAGGACAGGCTTATGAGATGATGGGTATGCCTCTCTATGCGCTTCATTACTTCAAAAAATCTGTTTTCTTGCAGCCAAAGGATTCTCGGTTGTGGATAGCAATGGCTCATTGCTATGAAACTGATCAGCTTCGCATGCTTGACCTGGCAATAAAGTGTTACAAAAGGGCAGCAGACTGTAATGACAGAGAAGCAATTGCTCTGCACCAGCTTGCAAAGCTGCACGTTGAGCTGGGGCGTCCTGAAGAGGCAGCATTTTACTACCAAAAGGATTTAGAGAGGATGGAATCTGAAGAGAGGGATGGACCTAACATGGTTGAGGCTTTGTCCTATCTTGCAACATTTTGCAAAGCAAAGAAAAGATTTGAAGAAGCAGAGGTTTACTGTACGCGTCTTCTGGATTACACTGGCCCG GAAAGAGAAACAGCAAAAAATTTACTTAGAGGGATGCGATCAACACAATCTAGTTTGCCTCTCATGGATGTTGAGCATTTTCCTCCGAATTCCCTTTGA
- the LOC130745161 gene encoding uncharacterized protein LOC130745161, translating into MSFSGMEEEDEAPDVLCHLENVQGLVDALTAVRWKRHQDAVLELSEHGIVLIVEESGCLQAKVYLKRELFIRYDYNAQARPRFGVSLGLFVDCLNAFSVHGHSSVIQIQYPGPDMQVLLKSVDSPDASICAEIRTRIPDTVAWDYNFEPAGTNPLTFTVKSAALKEAIEDLEWPGSSIQIILEPDPPSVTMRAEGHGDLQIDFMYYVNSDLLAAFQCDNHTSFKYKYKFLRATTSNIPNSVIKENRGSKLSIGRGGMLKVQHLVSIAKPSASHTHVDSAGYQQPGRIAHIEFFLKPEESED; encoded by the exons ATGAGCTTCTCCGGCATGGAGGAGGAGGACGAAGCCCCAGACGTCTTGTGCCACCTCGAAAACGTTCAAGGCTTAGTCGACGCCCTCACCGCCGTTCGATGGAAGCGCCACCAG GACGCGGTTTTAGAACTGTCCGAACACGGCATTGTCTTGATCGTTGAAGAAAGCGGTTGCCTCCAAGCCAAGGTTTATCTCAAACGAGAG CTTTTCATTCGCTATGATTACAACGCACAAGCACGACCTCGTTTCGGGGTGAGTTTGGGGCTTTTTGTGGATTGCTTGAATGCTTTCTCGGTTCATGGCCACTCCAGTGTGATTCAGATTCAATATCCAGGTCCTGACATGCAGGTTCTTCTCAA ATCTGTAGATTCGCCGGATGCCAGTATTTGTGCAGAGATCAGAACAAGGATTCCTGATACAGTTGCGTGGGACTACAATTTTGAACCTGCTGGGACAAACCCTTTAACCTTCACTGTTAAG TCTGCAGCTCTAAAGGAAGCTATTGAGGATCTTGAATGGCCTGGATCAAGCATACAGATAATTCTAGAGCCCGATCCTCCTTCTGTCACAATGAGAGCTGAAGGACATGGAGACTTGCAG atAGACTTCATGTATTATGTGAATTCCGATCTCTTGGCAGCATTTCAGTGTGACAATCACACTTCTTTCAA GTACAAATATAAGTTCCTCAGAGCAACAACTTCTAATATACCTAACAGTGTTATTAAAGAAAACAGAGGAAGCAAGTTAAGCATTGGGAGAGGAGGAATGTTAAAAGTTCAGCATCTGGTTTCAATTGCCAAACCATCCGCCTCACACACACATGTCGATTCTGCAGGCTATCAACAACCAGGTCGAATAGCTCATATTGAATTCTTTCTGAAACCAGAGGAAAGTGAGGACTAA